The segment CCTCCTGGAACAAGCCATAGCGCAGGGGCTTAGAGAGCCTACTCATCTCAGATTGTACACTGTCCTATTTGCCTGTACCCTTAGGAGTCACAGGGTTTTccacctaaaaaaaaagtttttaaaaaagagctgCTAGATCACATTTCCACTTGCAACTGCTTCACAGTGCTGTTCAGCTTTTTGCTGTTGCAACAGCACAGTGATCAGGAGCTGTTTGCTGCTCCTCTTCAGTAAAACCTAAAGCTTGTGGGATGAGGAAAAGGTCTACAGAAGCCTGAACTTCAGTCTGCTGATCACTACATTCCTTGTTTAAACAGTTTTGATTTGCAGACCTCCTGCAGGTTTtccagggaaaatgaaaaaaaaaaccccgaccACTTCTGTAAAACAGATAGGAAGGCTActgacagtgatttttttttttttttttttttaaacttacccTTCACAGACCCCTTGGAAATAATTCACTCATAACTACAGATGGCAAGCTGTTGGTTGAAAGCCTAGCTACATGCCACTGCTCAGTCATCTTCGAAgtgtagaaaaagaaatagcatctaagatgaaatattttcagattccCAGTGGCTTGTAGTCACTGATCAGTTTGATGctgttctttgaaaattttcacaAGCTTTTCTCTGAATTGCTTTCCCATACACAAGAAGTTGAAGTGCATGAAACTAGTCCATCACTCACAAATCCCCTTTCATGTTAGAATCAGATATGCATTACTGGTTATTCTGGAATAAATCacagttttatttcaacatAGGTGTCAAATATCTGTTCAGTGTCAGAAGTAGTTAGAATTTactctgtttcatttcagtggcAGAGCAGGCTGAGTCTATTGATAACCCACTGCATGAAGCTGCCAAACGCGGTAAGTGTGATTTGGGTTTTAGCTGTGTAATCCTTTAgatgatttgtttgttttctgccaAAATAATAATGACATACTTGGAATGAAGAAGTCTTGTATGTTTCGGTTGTCTGGTATCTTGAACAAGTTACCTGGTAAGTTTTGCAGATTTCAGAAGCTGAGCTGGTTTACAGCCTGGTTGAATTGCTGCTCTGCGATTGTATACACAGAAATACACTGTGCATTTAACTACATGGGGATTCAAAGGTCTGCTGGGAGTTGAAGGAAAGACGTTTGATATAACTTGGACTGATTGTTTTATGATTTGTTAAGTGTTGCTGCTAATCACTTTTTCTCCTCATAAGTTCATAGGAGGACTGATACTTTTTAGTTCTGTTaacttcaaagaaagaaataataaaacctgAATTTGTCTTTCAGGCAACCTAAGCTGGTTGAGGGAGTGTTTGGATAATCGAGTTGGGGTCAATGGCTTAGACAAAGCTGGAAACACTGCTCTGTACTGGGCATGCCATGGAGGCCACAAAGGTATCAGagaattaatttgaaatgaCTGTTCTCTGGTTTTCTTGATTTGCTTGTTAGACTGATAAAGCCAGGATTTCTAAAATGTCCTTCTAGTTTGattaaaagcaaagttaaagCTAGAAGAGGGGTTCGGCGCCATCAAATGCTgcatgttttgttgttgctgttgaagCAGGCATTCTAATTAGCCTGTTAGAAGCAGAGCGGGAAGAAGGATAGACTAAAAAGAAGTGTAGTAGTATTTTGGGTATTTTATGCAGTAGCATTTGTTTGTGACCAATGATTGTTTGCTCAGTGCAGTCTGACTGTTACAGATTTTCATTAGCTGATTGGATTGCTCTATCATTAAATCTTAGCCAAAATGTATATTATGAAGGCAAAAAAGCCATTCTTGTTTCcattaatttattctgtttattcctcccctgccctgttTTCTGCAGATATAGTGGATGTTCTCTTTACCCAGGCAAACTTAGAGTTAAACCAACAGGTAGGTTAAACCAACAGACCCTTACAGTAGAGGTATGATGTTATTTGTCCTTGGTACAAGCTGGAAGTTTTTTTGCTATATTTTAATCCTGTTGCTTTTCCCTCTGACTCCACAGAACAAATTGGGAGACACAGCTTTGCATGCTGCTGCATGGAAAGGTTATGCAGATATTGTAGAGATGCTGCTGGCAAAGGGTAAAGATCTTCACCAAGGTTTCAACAATCTGTGTGGCAGACTAGATTCCTGAATGTTTAttaaataatctgtattttttaagtgttttcctATAATGCAAGTACAGTCTTTAGCCAGCTTACCTGCCTGATTTTGTAAGTCTTGCAGAAAATTCTGGCAGCTGTTTGGAAAGCAGACATTGCATCTGCTCAAGATAAATTTGATCCTGCTTTGCAGACAAAATTAGGCACTTAACTCCAGAACAGCAGTGACATCTGCTTCCTGgaaggggagagcagccagTGAGTTCCCTAGCCAATTGTAGCTTGTGGAAGAGCATCCATAGCTTTTAGTCTGCTCCAGAGCAGTCCACAGTTGAGATTCCCTAGTCCATTACTGTTCTGCCTGTGCTACTCAAACTTGTATTGTAGTACCGTTGCTCAAGACATAGCTGGGACAGTGATTCATGATGAAAATTTTATATTGTTAAGGGGCAAGAACAGACCTGAAGAACAATGAGAAGAAACTGGCCTTAGACATGGCAACCAATGCAGCTTGTGCTTCCCTGCTTAAGAAGAAACAGAGTGCaggtatttctgatttttttattctgacacttttttcttttttagaggacactattttgacccaaatatCTGTATGTTGATAGCCATAAAAAACAGTCAGGAGCTACGCGGGCTAAGAGTTGGGTTTGGAAGGGTTCACTTGGGAGGGTTAATTCAGCAGAGCTATGACAGAGACCTGTGGTTTATCACATTTGGTGTTGCTGACTCCACACAAAATGCCATCTTGTGTCAGCAAGAGGCAAAGGAGTTCAGAAGATGTGGAAACAataagggaagggaaggaaatggaaGACAGACCCTTCAGAGtggagagacagaaagaaagcaaggatGTAAACCACTTTAAAAGCAATGTGCCACAGGGAACATGACATAAGAGTAATGATGTGGTATGCTCCCCCTTATGCCTGCCTGTTCCTCCAAACTAAGCCAAACAATCACCAACAGATGCTCctcttttatttccttactgctaattttcttttaatttcttattcttGTGTCACTCTGAGTGACTCTTTaatagagaaataaagaaattaaaatgtcatgATTGCTGAAGATTATTCTAAGAAATGAAAGTTATTAAAATCCtgtcagaaaaatgcaaagagatTCTGTTGTTTGTGCTCCTGAACAAGGAAAGAGTTGTTATACAGAAGAAATAGGATTTGTCCTTTCTTAAGTACAGCCCCTTGAGCACAAGGctatacaatttcttttctttcctttctttctttgctgcttctcctacttcaaagagaaaaaaaatatttttttcccctttttatttcctttatcaAAGCAGTTGAGCAGGTCAGTTCTAAATgtactcatttttcttcttggagaAATCTAAGATATCATGGTTATCAGTTCTGTGAATTGTGTCGGTCCTATTATGTCGGcatctgatatttttaatagtttattttaatatgttatTACAAGCTATGACTGATGAGGTACTTGTGGTTCCCGGCTCTCGGTAGTACGATATGATACACGTTATATGTAAGCCATGTTCCTGTTCCCATATATTTGAAAGTCTGTGGGCACATAGTCATCTATCAAGAAAAACCCATGCTATTTATCTTTGTACAGTGCCAAAAGTAGATGTAGTTCTCCAGGCACTGCGGCATATCTGGTGGATATACTTTACTTTAATACTCCTGTTTTCTGCTTACTGTccttcaaaagcaaaagctcaCAAGTAGATCTAAGAAATattaattcaggaaaaaacGTGGGTGAgaaaagagggaggggaaagaataGATGGaatgtgttttgattttaagCAGAGAATGACAGCCAGATAGTCTCCAAGAGTAAAATCATAGAGGCTTTTCCACCAACTCACCCATCCTTTCCTTTGCGATTTAAATGTAATACATacagagaataaaattaaagagTTCTAGCTGTTGTGTACAGGTTCCAAGGAGCCAGAAGATGGCTCTTGAAGATCACACAGAGGCTAAATCTCATATGTAGGAGTTGTGATTACTGGTTTAGCCCTACCTTAGACCTACAGCACCATTTGTGTAGCCCTAACATTTCTCAGTAAATGATAGAGGAATCAAGTTTCTCAGATGCTGATTTGCAAGCATTGCAAATGTGCagcttttcctgattttatcCTGAATTAAGAGTGAGCTTTGTTTCTTTACAGGTTCAGTCCGAACATTAAGTAATGCAGAGGAATACCTCGACGATGAAGACTCCGATTAGCTTTTTTTCGTTCAGCCTGAAACACTGTAACTTGTGTTGCCTTGTCATTCCCCAAAAATATCCTTACAAGTGTAAAAGCATCTTACTTAGAGTATTGCAGTCTTCCAATATAGCGTGTAAACGAGAGGATGAAATCATGCTTTCCAGGGAATAATCGTGTGCCAGAAGATGCCACATTTTAAATCAGAGTTCCTTTGGAATTATCTCACAGAGGAAGTGTGGCATACCCTTATCGTTGAATGGGCAGAGGACCATCTTCTAAACTCACAGATTTCATCTCAGGCCTTTGCAGCAAGTGCTTTGCATCTCTGTAATATGCTCCTCCAACTGAAAGGTCCTTCTGGGACAGCAGGACACCATTATAGGTTCCTTTGTGCAGATAAGATAATACTGGCAGGGTCAGTACTGGCTGAGAGGCATGAATGGAGATGCTGCTGTAGAGAGTGACCATCTTTTGCCCACATGGAGCCAGCAAGacaaggtttgggtttttttcttttttttttttgtaattttttcccccttcattcCTTCCTGTACCCCTTTAAGTAAGGGGTAAAATGACATGGGACAATCTGCCCCGAATGCTTTATCTTCCTTATTGCTATGGGCCCAATCCCTGAAATGTAAACTCAGGTGAAATGCTTGCTTAAGTCAGGTTTGCTGGAGAAGTACACTTAATTTTGGACTTAGTGACttgattattttgctttttgaaggcATTTTGCTGAAACTATTTGCAGTGAAAGGaagacagaatatttttctatttatcctgccttaatttttttttttactgatatcttgcttttattttttaaaagtgttcttGTATTTTGTCCTAAATTACCTCAAAGCTTAAGTGTGTTTGAAGGAATGAGGGAAGATGTATATTGAATATACCACAGGTGTCTTTGGGAGAGATATCTGAAGctgaataaacattttaaaaatgtattgcttCTTCCTGTGAattaaaaagaactaaaaaaacaaGTTGAGCCACTTTCAGGCTTCCCAGCAGagttaaagaaaataactaCTTCCTTCTGATTGCTCAAATAGCTGCAGCCAAATACTGCACCCTATTAGGGGTTACTTCCTTACTGTGATGGCAGAGAAAATGTTACAAGTATTTGCAGTACAATCTCATTTTCGATTTTTGTGGCTAGCTTTCCTATTAGCAACTTTAACAGATTCAGTCCAAGACAGCAGTGTgtgatacttaaaaaaaaaaaaaaaaaaaaagaaaaaaaaaaaaagcctttgtgaAAGATTGGGGATAAATGAAAAGCTCTTGTGAAAGGCTGGGGATAAATGAAAAGCTTGCAAAATATTGGGGATAAATGAAAATCACACTAAGTATTTTAGACATTAAAAGAAGTCCAGAGTGCTCTGACATCCCACTTACTGAACcagctttttgtatttttattatcctGGAAAGAACTATATACAGGTAAAGCTTGTTAAATAAGCACTTATGAAAGAAGGCAGTGTTCTATTGACCAGAACTGTAAGATGTGTAAGATGGAGGCATTGCACGAATAGTCATCTGCACATAAAATTCTAAACTGTTTAAGTGTTAAAACTATAGAACAAATGTTTTAGCTTTGTGAAATACTGCGGTCAACTGAACagtgatgttttattttctgtgaacttTAAGATCCTagaggggaagaaataaaaaccaaagcCACCAAGTTTTTCTCTCTGGCTTTCATTAGAACAATTGTTGAATGTGACTCATAATAGACAGAGACTGTCCTGCTTCACATTTTATCAACCAACTATTTTTACTAGCTCAGACTTTTACCACATGCTATACTGCATGCTGTTGATTAACATGTTTGAATTTCACAGTGCAAGCAAAAAAGGACCTGTAATAAGGGGCTGGAGAGGCAAGAAGGTTCATGTATCTGTTACTTGAGTCTTTTTCCGGCGGAAATGAAGATCATGAGGTTAAATTCTTTGTGTCACAGGACACGGAGAGAATTGGTCATCCCCAGTGACCATTTTCTCTACCAAGCTTTGGAGGCAGAGTTTGTATTCATAACTCTTGATGTGGTGTCTTCCACCACCATGACTTCAACATCCTGCAAGTTGATTGCAGCATTTGATCTAAAAATTGTTGTTACGTTCATGTCTGGAATTAGCTGCAGTGGGAAGACCCTGTGTTCTTCTGCAGATGCATCTAGGTGCTGCAAGGGAAGAATGGTGACAGAAGCACAAGTTAGGCCCAAAGATTGCATGTGAAGTCCTGAAGGAGGCACATGCAGATCGCAAGGCAGCTAGCTAGCGCtaactttggggttttgtttctaggaccaaaattactgcttttttaccccccacccccaactttgttttttctcatgcAACTGTCTACTCATCTTGAGAAATGCAATTCACTGTGAAAATTTAcaggcaataaattaatttttgcttaaCTCTATCAGTTaaattttggtttaaaacaaaaaagagagcaaaagtCTTACAGCTAGAAGGAATCACAGCTGGAGTAAGTTGATACAGTATCTTGCTAGTTGTGCAAACCTCCTTACTCCCCTTACATTTCTCCAATGTGTGTGTCACGACAAGCTCGTGGATAAATTTAAGACTCTTTCCAAGGACAGCTGTGTTCAGGTtgtaacagtaagaaaaataagattttaagaAGAGCAGCAAGTTGCCAAGCTCGTGTTGTCTCCTAACTGCATATTGAAGGATACTCTGTCTTGTGTGCTTCTGGTTGCATTAGCATGTGTGCCTTTCTATTGAAAATCAGCTGTGTTCCGGTTGGAAGCGGTGTGCTGTTAGGGGATGGAAATTATTCTGATTTATTTGAGGctttttcaaatgaaaccaGTACATTTTCTATCTGCTTCATCAAAAATCAAATCTAATGTCTgttttgtagaagaaaaaattggTCATTTCTTGAACTGTCTTTAATATAGTTCTTAAACAGTCCATGTGGATAATCTTCAGGTTATTAAGCTGTTTTACTAAGAAAAAAGCCATGTTACTGAATTCAGCTTTTACATGTCCCATCACCTGAAATGTAATTTGCTTGAAACAGTTAAGGTCACATAGAGGTGTTTAAAGTCAGTGGCCCATTTTCTAACACACTCTCCAACTTAGAGCCTTCTCTGCCCCCTGAATCTGAATTTTTGAAGACAGCATCATTCTTATGTTTGAGTTTTATATCAAGAACCAGAGATTGCTGGAAGTAAGTTAGCCTGACCTTGTGATTGTTTCAATTATGTGCTATAAAGTCAGATGTTTCCATATGCAACATACATCACTGAATTAAAGatctgttttcagttgttgccaCCTTCTAATGAAGCCATTGAAACAGAGCAGAGTAAAAAGCACAGGCAATCTGCTGCTTCTTGAAACAGGTGTAAGCTGAAGTTACAAAGTGTTTCAAGACAACGTTAGTCATATTGTACTTTGATGATGAGAtagaaacaagcagaaattaACTTGAAATAGCATTCTTCAAAAATTAATCTTATACCAACTTGATACAAAATAAGTATAATCTGCTAAAGAAATGAGAAGGCAACAGCTGGATTTTTCTTAAAGCTacttaataaagaaaaagcagaggagctAAAAATAAGACAGTAGTACAaaagcagttcagaaaaatCTAACTTTAAATCACAGGTTCTGGGGCAGAATTTGGACTGGTGGTAGTgtctgcctgtggcaggggaaaaaactaCTGGCTACCCATTTACCTGATGTCTGCTGTTTCCCAGCTGATAATTGATGCTGAAGATGTGTCCAGTGTGCAGCCTCTCCTAGGAAGCTGCATCACTACTTTATCCTTCTACCAAATTTAGTGGCCTGCCTTTGGGCTTTGTAGAGCATATCTATAGCACACCATTGAACTCTGCTGGAAGAGATTTCTGTGAGACAATCTTCTACTGAGCCATGTGCAATGTCACTGGGAAAATTAGTGTCATCCAGCAATGTTCACCCACTCAGTTACAGAAGCAGGGGCCACTTTCTGTGCTTGTGAGGAACTCCTGAGGTCAGAGGCTGGAGGGAGCCTGTTGCAAAAATAGTAGTAAATGGGATTTTTTAGTGCACATAGAACAGCACAGATCTTGGCAGAGTACCAGTGCTCAGCTGTTCCACGTGTATTAAGTTTATGCAGCCAGGAAAAGGTCCATAATTTACCCTTTTCCCTTGACAGCTTTCATTGAAATTCTGAAGCACACATCAGAGGACCTATATCTGTTGTCCATAATTGCTTGGGAGCTTTTCCTTATAGAGGTGGATTATTTGGAATATGTGCTATTTCTTAGCATGAAAATCCATATTTTATCTTCCATTTCTCTCCAAAGACTGACTCTTAAAGGACTTTACTGAGACAACATAAAGCAGGTGTGAAGACATAAAGTACCACAAGCAAATTGGacatttaaaagtttattaTAATCATATTTCTGATCTGAAGGTCTGAAGCAAATCTCTGGAAACAAGTAGAGATACAAGAAAATGCAGGACCTGTGTCTTTGAGCTCAGCACAAAcctaattttgtttctttggtttgtattgcttaatatatatatttttgctcACAGCCTTACTGCAGTCACATCTCCCAATTGACTTAATCTCTACAAGGACATACGGAAATTAATCTTCAGCCCCCCTTTGGAGGTGTTCAACATAAAGTTAGAATTAAATCCTCAAAATTTACAtccatttttaatgtgtttttcctgttcagCAGTCTTCCGTAACACAAGTAGTTGCAGAGTGTTAGTAATTTACCTCAAGCTTTTTTAATtgaaggttttaattttatcttcttGTATAATTTCCCTAATGTAGGTAAAACTGTGGcacatttaataaaatcttaaatTCATGAAAGAGTAGTACATTCTCTTCTCAGTCTATCAATTTTTACTTCTCTGCAAAAGCTAATTTATCTGTTCTCTTCCCTAAGATTTGTTTGAACTATTTTGCTAGAAAGTCCCACGGAGATCTGACATCCTGCTGCCTAGCTAAGAgtttaaaacagaagaggaacagagaaacaaaaaatgtgtttggacTAAGTGAAGTTatactgaaagcaaaagcagtaaaCATTCTGTTAATGAAAAAGTTGTGTGAGGGGCAGGTTGAGTAGCAGGCATTGTGCTTAAGAGAAAGGCCTGAGTTAGCATTTACTTTGGTTTTAACAACTCCCATCTAATCAGAGAAATTGGCTGATTCAGTTATAAGGCTGTGAGTACTTTTCTAAAAAATGGTTTCCACATGGAGTTACTGCAGTGAAAAGTCACTGAGTAATCAGAATGCTTGCAaattttattctgctgaaaGACTGTAAGAGTGCTCTCTAGTCAGACAATAATTCGAAAGCATGAGCTACTGCAGAGGCCAAACCACAGCAAATAGTTTCTCTTCAGTAGGAAGATCTCTCAAGGTGAACAGTTTACATATGCTTATTCAACTAGTGCTGAAAATGATTGAATTACTTCAGTAGTGTGACAAGGTTGTTCCAGTTAAGTGAGTTTGATGTGAAAAGCCATTATTACACAGGAGAAAATAGGTTGAAAGGATCTGGTGATGCTTGTATTTAACTAGGAGTCATTTCCATTGAGTTTTACCGAAAGTCAGGCTACACCAGACATGGCTTCAGCAGTTTTCTTAAAGCTTTCAGATTCCAGTTATACTCATGCTGGGGAAACTCCAGTTTAGCATTACTTTACCATTTTAAGGGCTGTTAGCTGTTAATTAGTTGAGCTCTGGTTTTGCCGTTTTCTTAGTGACACCAGCTGTCTGCAGCTTAGGTAGTTATTCTTTGCATTTTAGTTGAGTACTTAAAATCAAAGGAAATTCGATATTCTTGTGCTAGTCACGCTTTTCCAGTTGATTAACTGAATGACTGACTGAAGTGCACTGTAGCCTTCCCCTTACGTTAGTGACCGGATTTCCTTCAACGGTTAAAGTATCCTTAAagttgaaaaaaagaagaaaaaaaaaaacccaactaaactAGCACATGGATTTTATAAGGCTTAACATTTTTGTTGACCTAATGGTTAGTGAAAACTAACGTGTCTTCTCAGATGTGAAAAAGTAAGAGTGCAATATGGCATCTCTTTACATACATGTTAGACCGGGTATTTAAGTACCTGCACACCAACataataacattatttttatgtaaattcaTACAGGCAGCCTGAAACGGCTGTTACCTCATTGTATAATTGaagtgtgcatatatatatggCTTGGTTTGGGGCttgcttaaaattaaatgatCGTTTGTCAGAACTCAGTCTCAGGTTTCCAGGAGGCATTTACTTGGGCCTTAATTCAAAAGGAGGGATTTCGTCTTGcatgaaagaaataagaaatattttttgcatatttgGTGTTCTTAGATACTTGTAACAATGCTTTGAGACGTAAGTtgaaatattctgctttttacaCAGTGAGAGCTGCTAAGCACTGACTGATTCTAAAGTACTTCCCACTTAGGTTATTTGGCCTAGGCTCTTGTATGTTAATGCATTACTATTTGTGCTCAAATTAAtcattttgatttgattttaaaaaaggttatGTAAGCTAGTGATTTCCTGCATACTGTGCGTTGAAAATTGATCACGTGCGTAGCTTGGTGGACCCAAGTGCATCACTGCTATTACCCTATCAAGTGGACTTAACTAATGAGTTAAGTGGTTCTCCTATTTGGGTTTGAAGAGCAAAGCTgaattcttttgctttccatatCAGAAATTTGAAGTCTGCAGACTTCATTCATTACATCCTCTatgcagttctgttttctgtgttgacTGTATCCTAATCATTATGTTGTACAAACATATTTACTGTCTGGACAAGGTGACAACACAGATGGActttgcaaaatgcagctgcaCCTGCAGTCAAGCAAATTGAAGCTAAAGAGTGTCCCCAGTCTGGTTTTGTGGTTAACAGATGCAGCATAAGATAGCACAAAAGTACTACTTTCTCATTATAAACT is part of the Falco biarmicus isolate bFalBia1 chromosome Z, bFalBia1.pri, whole genome shotgun sequence genome and harbors:
- the OSTF1 gene encoding osteoclast-stimulating factor 1; translated protein: MSKPPPKPAKPGQVKVFRALYTFEPRTPDELYFEEGDIIYISDMSDTNWWKGTCKGRTGLIPSNYVAEQAESIDNPLHEAAKRGNLSWLRECLDNRVGVNGLDKAGNTALYWACHGGHKDIVDVLFTQANLELNQQNKLGDTALHAAAWKGYADIVEMLLAKGARTDLKNNEKKLALDMATNAACASLLKKKQSAGSVRTLSNAEEYLDDEDSD